Proteins co-encoded in one Prunus persica cultivar Lovell chromosome G6, Prunus_persica_NCBIv2, whole genome shotgun sequence genomic window:
- the LOC18774303 gene encoding histone H4 — protein sequence MSGRGKGGKGLGKGGAKRHRKVLRDNIQGITKPAIRRLARRGGVKRISGLIYEETRGVLKIFLENVIRDAVTYTEHARRKTVTAMDVVYALKRQGRTLYGFGG from the coding sequence ATGTCAGGACGAGGAAAGGGCGGTAAGGGTTTGGGCAAAGGGGGAGCCAAACGACATCGTAAGGTCCTCAGAGATAACATCCAGGGCATCACCAAGCCTGCGATTCGTCGTCTGGCTCGCAGAGGTGGTGTGAAGCGTATCAGTGGTCTGATCTACGAGGAGACCAGAGGCGTCCTCAAGATCTTTCTCGAGAATGTGATTCGTGATGCAGTGACTTACACTGAGCACGCCAGGAGGAAGACTGTGACCGCCATGGATGTGGTGTATGCTTTGAAGAGGCAGGGAAGGACCCTCTATGGTTTTGGGGGTTAG
- the LOC18773094 gene encoding ACT domain-containing protein ACR9 produces the protein MGVLSDDVVVIQKGNRPGEPCVITVNCPDKTGLGCDICRIILDFGLYIEKADFSTDGIWCYLVLWVFPHSSSPIVRLSNLKNQLQSVCPSCTMSYYFFQQTTRPSSSAVYLLTFVCLDRKGLLHDVTQILSELELSIQSVKVTTTPDDRVLDLFFITDNMDLLHTKERQDETLKQLHDVLGESCISCELQLADPVYESHRGIPSLSPVVAEELFTCELLDKETLSQALSPDMTKLKESNVTMDNSLSPAHTLLQIHCADHKGLLYDIMRTLKDCNIKISYGRFSPNVKGYRDLDLFIQQKDGKKFVDPDKQSALCLCLKVEMLHPLRVIIADRGPDTELLVANPVELSGKGRPRVFYDVTLALKTLGICIFSAEIGRVSASDREWEVYRFLLEENHKFQLSNMVAKNQIVDRVRRTLMGW, from the exons ATGGGAGTGCTGAGCGACGACGTCGTTGTGATCCAGAAAGGTAACCGGCCTGGCGAGCCCTGCGTCATCACCGTTAATTGCCCGGACAAGACCGGCCTCGGCTGCGATATTTGCAGAATAATCCTCGATTTTGGCCTTTACATTGAGAAAGCTG ATTTTTCAACTGATGGGATATGGTGCTACTTAGTGTTATGGGTATTTCCTCATTCAAGCTCACCAATTGTGAGATTGTCAAATTTGAAGAACCAGCTCCAATCTGTATGCCCATCATGCACAATGTCCTATTACTTCTTCCAGCAGACCACACGACCGTCATCCTCAGCAGTTTATCTATTGACGTTTGTTTGCCTTGACCGCAAGGGGTTGTTGCAtg atGTTACACAAATTCTCTCTGAGCTTGAGCTTTCAATTCAAAGTGTGAAAGTGACCACAACCCCAGATGACAGGGTCTTGGACCTCTTCTTTATAACAGATAACAT GGACCTTCTACACACGAAAGAACGCCAAGATGAGACATTAAAACAATTGCATGATGTATTGGGTGAGTCATGTATCAGCTGCGAACTTCAGTTGGCAGATCCTGTGTATGAATCCCACCGTGGCATCCCTTCCCTTTCTCCTGTGGTAGCTGAAGAGCTATTTACATGTGAGTTATTGGATAAAGAAACCCTCTCTCAAGCTCTCAGTCCAGATATGACAAAATTGAAGGAAAGCAATGTGACAATGGACAATTCATTGAGCCCAGCTCATACATTACTTCAAATCCACTGTGCTGATCACAAGGGTCTCTTGTATGACATTATGAGAACCTTGAAAGACTGCAATATCAAG ATATCTTACGGTAGATTTTCTCCAAATGTAAAAGGCTATCGTGATTTAGACCTTTTCATCCAGCAGAAGGATGGGAAAAAGTTTGTGGATCCTGATAAGCAGAGTGCActgtgtttgtgtttgaagGTGGAGATGCTTCACCCCTTACGTGTTATCATTGCAGACCGAGGGCCAGATACTGAACTGTTGGTTGCTAATCCAGTGGAGCTATCTGGAAAGGGTCGACCACGAGTTTTCTACGATGTTACATTGGCTTTAAAAACACTCGGGATTTGCATTTTCTCG GCTGAAATTGGAAGGGTCTCAGCATCAGATCGTGAATGGGAGGTTTATAGGTTTTTGCTGGAAGAGAACCACAAATTTCAATTATCAAATATGGTAGCTAAGAATCAGATTGTAGATAGAGTTAGAAGAACATTGATGGGCTGGTGA